In Sporichthya polymorpha DSM 43042, a genomic segment contains:
- a CDS encoding DUF6113 family protein, translating to MSSKPSAAKRRSAPAKAPAKVAPPHATQPLPAVLGTAAGLVALGFLVGAGGSFLQARTVSAGVRWPLGCVFMLVVLGAVALSAGMLTRSRLAVGMLAAGWVISVLVFTAGRPEGDVIIAADLAGYLYLFGGVTALAAVSAVPFATLPAPASIADPETPPA from the coding sequence GTGAGCTCCAAGCCGTCCGCGGCGAAGCGGCGCTCCGCTCCCGCCAAGGCCCCGGCGAAGGTCGCCCCGCCGCACGCGACCCAGCCGCTCCCGGCGGTGCTGGGGACGGCGGCCGGACTGGTGGCGCTGGGGTTCCTCGTCGGGGCCGGCGGGTCGTTCCTCCAGGCGCGGACGGTCTCGGCCGGGGTCCGCTGGCCGCTCGGGTGCGTGTTCATGCTGGTCGTGCTCGGGGCGGTCGCGCTCAGCGCGGGGATGCTCACGCGCAGCCGCCTCGCGGTCGGGATGCTCGCCGCGGGCTGGGTGATCAGCGTCCTCGTCTTCACCGCGGGGCGGCCGGAGGGCGATGTGATCATCGCCGCCGACCTCGCGGGCTATCTGTACCTGTTCGGCGGTGTCACCGCGCTCGCCGCCGTGTCCGCCGTCCCGTTCGCCACGCTGCCGGCGCCTGCCTCGATCGCCGACCCGGAGACACCGCCGGCGTGA
- the fdxA gene encoding ferredoxin, whose protein sequence is MTYVIAQPCVDLKDKACIEECPVDCIYEGARMMYIHPDECVDCGACEPVCPVEAIYYEDDTPDQWKDFYKANGEFFSDLGSPGGAAKLGNTGKDHPMVAAMPPQEHDH, encoded by the coding sequence GTGACGTACGTGATCGCGCAGCCCTGCGTCGACCTGAAGGACAAGGCCTGCATCGAGGAGTGCCCGGTCGACTGCATCTATGAGGGCGCCCGGATGATGTACATCCACCCCGACGAGTGCGTCGACTGCGGTGCCTGTGAGCCGGTGTGCCCCGTGGAGGCCATCTACTACGAGGACGACACCCCGGATCAGTGGAAGGACTTCTACAAGGCCAACGGGGAGTTCTTCTCCGACCTGGGTTCCCCCGGCGGCGCCGCCAAGCTCGGCAACACCGGTAAGGACCACCCCATGGTCGCCGCCATGCCCCCCCAGGAGCACGACCACTGA
- the ddaH gene encoding dimethylargininase: protein MPHVTGTPAIPAPASGASTSPATVTTLPGVRVARPRHYLMCRPTHFEVTYAINPWMDPNGEPVDTGLAMRQWEGLRDAYRALGHTVDILEGVPGLPDMVFAANGALVVDGKVLGASFLAAERQPEGPAYLEWLRATGRFSDFGSTSTVNEGEGDFLDLDTVLLAGTGFRTSRMAHGEAQEFFGKPVISLQLVDPSYYHLDTAIAVLGDHDIAYYPGAFSPGSNAVLRRMFPDAITVDADEAATFAMNSVSDGKHVVVPVESVRFAAALRERGYDPVPVELSEFKKSGGGPKCCTLELRS from the coding sequence ATGCCTCACGTGACCGGGACTCCCGCGATCCCGGCTCCCGCCTCCGGCGCCTCGACCAGCCCGGCCACCGTCACCACGCTGCCCGGCGTCCGCGTCGCGCGCCCGCGGCACTACCTGATGTGCCGGCCGACCCACTTCGAGGTCACGTACGCGATCAACCCGTGGATGGACCCGAACGGTGAGCCCGTCGACACCGGCCTGGCGATGCGGCAGTGGGAGGGCCTGCGCGACGCCTACCGCGCGCTCGGCCACACCGTCGACATTCTCGAGGGCGTGCCGGGTCTTCCGGACATGGTCTTCGCCGCGAACGGCGCGCTCGTCGTCGACGGCAAGGTGCTGGGCGCGAGCTTCCTCGCCGCCGAGCGGCAGCCCGAGGGCCCCGCGTACCTGGAATGGCTGCGCGCGACCGGGCGATTCTCCGACTTCGGCTCGACGAGCACCGTCAACGAGGGCGAGGGCGACTTCCTCGACCTCGACACCGTCCTCCTCGCCGGCACCGGGTTCCGCACCTCGCGCATGGCGCACGGCGAGGCGCAGGAGTTCTTCGGCAAGCCGGTGATCTCGCTGCAGTTGGTGGACCCGAGCTACTACCACCTCGACACCGCCATCGCCGTCCTCGGCGACCACGACATCGCCTACTACCCGGGTGCGTTCTCGCCGGGCAGCAACGCGGTCCTGCGCCGGATGTTCCCGGACGCGATCACCGTCGACGCCGACGAGGCCGCGACGTTCGCGATGAACTCGGTCTCCGACGGCAAGCACGTCGTCGTCCCCGTCGAGAGCGTTCGGTTCGCCGCGGCCCTGCGCGAGCGGGGCTACGATCCCGTGCCCGTCGAGCTGTCCGAGTTCAAGAAGTCCGGCGGAGGTCCCAAGTGCTGCACCCTGGAACTGCGTTCATGA
- a CDS encoding serine hydrolase domain-containing protein, giving the protein MPNSTSSQPAFHQKKVLRACAEILDRIEANPAYERTSGLLVEVGGEVRFAVDRRGPAVADVFSVTKAVTATLVGIAQADGFVPDLDAPAKPSPHTWRQLLTMTRGSETDGAWELDAVMARADSWLEHWLAAPAVTDPGKKFRYDDGAYHLLGAALAEATRRPLAEYAAERLFGPLGIEEWAWLTDPEGLPLGFGHLQLDRPALATFGRLWLDQGRLDGQELLPAKYARAMATAHTTGGAPEWKGYGFGLWVDKSMGFFASGWAGQHVLVLPAADAVIVTTGYAAFDPGPPPTDEMPEGWRPAVKLVREVLVPVLLAGGSS; this is encoded by the coding sequence ATGCCGAACTCCACGAGCTCCCAGCCCGCGTTCCACCAGAAGAAGGTCCTGCGCGCGTGCGCGGAGATCCTCGACCGCATCGAGGCGAACCCGGCCTACGAGCGCACGTCCGGCCTGCTGGTCGAGGTCGGGGGCGAGGTGCGCTTCGCGGTGGACCGGCGCGGGCCGGCCGTCGCCGACGTCTTCTCGGTGACGAAGGCCGTGACCGCGACCCTCGTCGGGATCGCGCAGGCCGACGGCTTCGTCCCGGACCTCGACGCGCCGGCCAAGCCGAGTCCGCACACCTGGCGGCAACTGCTGACGATGACCCGCGGCAGCGAGACCGACGGGGCGTGGGAGCTCGACGCGGTGATGGCGCGGGCCGACAGCTGGCTCGAGCACTGGCTCGCGGCGCCGGCGGTCACCGACCCGGGCAAGAAGTTCCGCTACGACGACGGCGCGTACCACCTGCTCGGCGCCGCGCTGGCCGAGGCGACGCGCCGCCCACTGGCGGAGTACGCGGCCGAGCGCCTGTTCGGGCCGCTCGGAATCGAGGAGTGGGCCTGGCTGACCGACCCGGAAGGACTGCCGCTGGGGTTCGGGCACCTGCAGCTCGACCGGCCCGCGCTGGCCACGTTCGGGCGGCTGTGGCTCGACCAGGGTCGCCTCGACGGCCAGGAACTGCTCCCGGCCAAGTACGCCCGCGCAATGGCGACCGCGCACACGACCGGCGGCGCGCCCGAGTGGAAGGGCTACGGCTTCGGGCTCTGGGTCGACAAGTCGATGGGCTTCTTCGCGAGCGGCTGGGCGGGCCAGCACGTCCTGGTGCTGCCCGCGGCGGACGCCGTCATCGTGACGACCGGGTACGCCGCCTTCGACCCCGGCCCGCCCCCGACCGACGAGATGCCCGAGGGCTGGCGACCGGCGGTGAAGCTGGTCCGCGAGGTGCTCGTCCCCGTCCTGCTCGCAGGCGGGTCGTCGTGA
- a CDS encoding GNAT family N-acetyltransferase encodes MSITAADVGSRVSVRRKLPDGGLGDVLGDLESWSGGVLTVRRKNGDLVRVAEVDLVAGKVVPARRVIARRHDLVSDADVEAVAALGWQGLETERLGGWLLRAAGGWTGRANSALPLGDPGLDPEAAIDAVVAWYTERGLTPQFQVPVPLAADLDDRLAARGWDCPYGVGGIHLMTGDVAAILQAAGPDRDDLPPVTLSAAPSAGWLGVYRYREAPLTPVAIEVLTRAAAPVFAEVVLDGETVATGRGAVDAGWLGIFAMETTDAARRRGLARHVMLTLIRHARTAGARHVYLQVSADNTGAVALYRGLGLTVHHHYHYRRAPGPRTDDGEQC; translated from the coding sequence ATGTCGATCACGGCGGCCGACGTCGGGTCACGCGTCTCGGTGCGCCGCAAGCTGCCCGACGGTGGCCTCGGCGACGTCCTCGGCGATCTTGAGTCCTGGTCCGGCGGGGTTCTGACTGTACGTCGCAAAAACGGGGACCTCGTCAGGGTGGCCGAGGTCGACCTCGTGGCGGGCAAGGTCGTCCCGGCGCGCCGGGTGATCGCCCGTCGGCACGACCTGGTCTCCGACGCGGACGTCGAGGCCGTCGCCGCGCTCGGCTGGCAGGGCCTGGAGACCGAGCGCCTCGGCGGGTGGCTGCTGCGCGCGGCCGGTGGCTGGACCGGACGGGCGAATTCCGCGCTCCCCCTCGGCGACCCCGGCCTCGACCCCGAGGCCGCGATCGACGCCGTCGTCGCCTGGTACACCGAGCGCGGGCTGACGCCGCAGTTCCAGGTGCCCGTCCCGCTCGCGGCGGACCTCGACGACCGGCTCGCGGCGCGCGGCTGGGACTGCCCGTACGGCGTCGGCGGCATCCACCTGATGACCGGGGACGTCGCGGCGATCTTGCAGGCCGCCGGCCCCGACCGCGACGATCTGCCGCCGGTGACACTGAGCGCCGCACCGTCGGCGGGCTGGCTCGGGGTCTACCGGTACCGGGAGGCGCCGCTGACGCCGGTCGCGATCGAGGTCCTGACCCGCGCGGCCGCGCCGGTGTTCGCCGAGGTCGTGCTCGACGGGGAGACGGTCGCCACCGGGCGGGGCGCGGTCGACGCCGGCTGGCTCGGCATCTTCGCGATGGAGACCACCGACGCCGCACGGCGACGCGGGCTGGCCCGCCATGTGATGCTGACTCTGATCCGGCACGCCCGCACTGCCGGGGCCCGGCACGTGTACCTGCAGGTGTCGGCCGACAACACGGGCGCGGTCGCGTTGTACCGCGGTCTGGGCCTGACGGTGCATCACCATTACCACTACCGCCGGGCACCCGGGCCGCGGACCGACGACGGAGAACAGTGCTGA
- a CDS encoding VanW family protein, whose translation MTESTPVSSAGGSGGRRTALRVGIVAGGAVAAVGLLYGVAVATTGGNIPRNTEVLGIPIGGKSVEDARMHLSVALPERLPDAMTVVAGDKRLSRPTGELGLDVDLEATAEKAREGWASPFRAIKTLFGAGREVDPVPAVNTETLQTAVEEMNDEVSLGFVEGGLDFSTGVAKPIAPVPGRGLDDEAVAAALTDAFLAGDSEVAAAIVDVQPEIDQAAVDRALAGIGAKAMSGPVTITVAKNAVELTPAEFGPFLSTEPADGELRLVVDAEGLVDSLEDEVEDLGRPPRDAKFRFDEEEETVEIIPSRAGIVLDARVLGDKLADVLIGDGPRTVDAGARTQAPEFSTADAEALGISDKLSSFKTEYPYAAYRVTNIGRAAELINGSIVMPDEIWSLNKTVGERTVKNGFVRGYIIKNGQFIEDLGGGVSQSATTTYNAAFFAGLKDIEHHPHSLYISRYPAGREATVAWGSKDLRFQNDSGHPVYIQATHKVGSIEVSMWGTKVWDEIESISSPRRNIVSPKTVESEDPDCEEQSPVDGFDITITRVFIKDGEEVKRETYDTHYFPTDKIVCVEPGKGTKSPTPGSSSSPDPSPSRTPKPPKSTPTPKPEPSPSATPTTTSSAPPLPVGSGDDDSGRD comes from the coding sequence GTGACCGAGTCCACCCCGGTCTCCTCGGCCGGTGGGTCCGGCGGGCGCCGGACCGCACTGCGTGTCGGGATCGTCGCCGGCGGGGCCGTCGCTGCCGTCGGGCTGCTGTACGGCGTCGCGGTGGCGACGACCGGCGGCAACATCCCGCGCAACACCGAGGTGCTCGGCATCCCGATCGGCGGGAAGTCGGTCGAGGACGCCCGGATGCACCTGTCCGTGGCGCTGCCCGAGCGGCTCCCGGACGCGATGACCGTTGTGGCCGGGGACAAACGACTGTCGCGGCCGACCGGCGAGCTCGGCCTGGACGTCGACCTCGAGGCCACCGCCGAGAAGGCGCGTGAGGGCTGGGCGTCCCCGTTCCGCGCGATCAAGACCCTCTTCGGGGCCGGCCGGGAGGTCGACCCGGTGCCGGCGGTCAACACCGAGACGCTGCAGACGGCCGTCGAGGAGATGAACGACGAGGTCAGCCTCGGGTTCGTCGAGGGCGGGCTGGACTTCTCCACCGGCGTCGCGAAGCCGATCGCGCCCGTCCCCGGCCGCGGCCTGGACGACGAGGCCGTCGCCGCCGCGCTGACCGACGCGTTCCTCGCCGGGGACAGCGAGGTCGCGGCCGCGATCGTCGACGTGCAGCCGGAGATCGACCAGGCCGCCGTCGACCGCGCCCTCGCGGGCATCGGGGCCAAGGCCATGTCGGGGCCGGTGACGATCACCGTCGCCAAGAACGCCGTCGAGCTGACGCCCGCCGAGTTCGGCCCGTTCCTGTCGACCGAGCCCGCCGACGGCGAGCTCCGCCTGGTCGTCGACGCCGAGGGGCTGGTCGACAGCCTCGAGGACGAGGTCGAGGACCTCGGCCGTCCGCCGCGCGACGCGAAGTTCCGGTTCGACGAGGAAGAGGAGACCGTCGAGATCATCCCGAGCCGCGCGGGGATCGTCCTCGACGCGCGGGTGCTCGGCGACAAGCTCGCGGACGTCCTCATCGGCGACGGGCCCCGCACCGTGGACGCCGGTGCGCGCACGCAGGCGCCGGAGTTCAGCACCGCCGACGCCGAGGCGCTCGGCATCTCGGACAAGCTCTCCAGCTTCAAGACCGAGTACCCGTACGCGGCCTACCGCGTCACGAACATCGGCCGGGCCGCCGAGCTGATCAACGGCTCGATCGTCATGCCCGACGAGATCTGGAGCCTGAACAAGACCGTCGGCGAACGGACCGTCAAGAACGGCTTCGTCCGCGGCTACATCATCAAGAACGGCCAGTTCATCGAGGACCTCGGCGGCGGTGTCTCGCAGTCCGCGACGACGACCTACAACGCCGCGTTCTTCGCGGGGCTCAAGGACATCGAGCACCACCCGCACAGCCTCTACATCAGCCGGTACCCGGCCGGCCGCGAGGCGACGGTCGCGTGGGGCTCGAAGGACCTGCGCTTCCAGAACGACTCCGGCCACCCCGTCTACATCCAGGCGACGCACAAGGTCGGCTCCATCGAGGTCTCGATGTGGGGCACCAAGGTGTGGGACGAGATCGAGTCGATCTCCTCGCCGCGGCGCAACATCGTCTCGCCGAAGACGGTCGAGTCCGAGGACCCGGACTGCGAGGAGCAGTCGCCGGTCGACGGCTTCGACATCACCATCACGCGCGTCTTCATAAAGGACGGCGAGGAGGTGAAGCGGGAGACCTACGACACCCACTACTTCCCGACCGACAAGATCGTCTGCGTCGAGCCGGGCAAGGGCACCAAGTCGCCGACGCCGGGCTCGAGCTCCTCGCCCGACCCGAGCCCGTCCCGCACACCGAAGCCGCCGAAGTCGACCCCGACGCCGAAGCCGGAACCGTCGCCGTCCGCGACCCCGACGACGACCTCGTCGGCCCCGCCGCTGCCCGTCGGTTCGGGCGACGACGACTCCGGCCGCGACTGA
- the dapC gene encoding succinyldiaminopimelate transaminase, with amino-acid sequence MSLASRLPDFPWDRLQPAKEKAAGAPGGLIDLSVGTPVDPAPPVVQDALCAAADAPGYPLTAGTPVLRETIATFLTERFGVVGLSSTAVLPTIGSKELVAWLPTLLGLGRGDVVAHPELAYPTYDVGARLAGATPVTAEDPETLGDAESTGPVRLLWVNSPANPTGRVLGPERLRELVSWARERGVVLASDECYAEFGWDAEPVSVLHPDICGGSHEGLLVVHSMSKRSNLAGYRGAFVAGDAALVAALLEVRKHAGMIVPAPVQAAMVAGLSDPAHVAEQRERYAARRTALRAALEGAGFTIEHSEAGLYLWSTRGENCWTTVDWLAERGVLVAPGDFYGPAGAAHVRVALTATDERIAAAVERLRS; translated from the coding sequence ATGAGCCTCGCGTCCCGCCTGCCGGACTTCCCGTGGGACCGGCTCCAGCCGGCGAAGGAGAAGGCCGCCGGTGCCCCCGGCGGCCTGATCGACCTGTCCGTGGGCACGCCGGTGGACCCGGCGCCCCCGGTGGTCCAGGACGCGCTGTGCGCGGCCGCTGACGCTCCGGGGTATCCGCTGACCGCGGGCACGCCGGTCCTGCGCGAGACGATTGCGACGTTCCTCACCGAGCGGTTCGGGGTCGTCGGCCTGTCCTCGACCGCCGTGCTGCCGACGATCGGGTCCAAGGAGCTGGTCGCCTGGCTGCCGACGCTGCTCGGGCTCGGCCGCGGGGACGTCGTCGCGCACCCGGAGCTCGCGTACCCGACCTACGACGTCGGCGCCCGCCTGGCCGGCGCGACACCGGTGACGGCCGAGGACCCCGAGACCCTGGGCGACGCCGAGTCCACGGGCCCCGTGCGGCTGCTCTGGGTCAACTCCCCGGCGAACCCCACCGGCCGCGTCCTGGGCCCGGAGCGGCTCCGCGAGCTGGTCTCCTGGGCGCGGGAGCGGGGCGTCGTCCTCGCCTCCGACGAGTGCTATGCCGAGTTCGGCTGGGACGCCGAGCCGGTCTCCGTTCTGCACCCCGACATCTGCGGCGGGTCCCACGAGGGGCTGCTGGTCGTCCACTCGATGTCGAAGCGGTCCAACCTCGCCGGCTACCGGGGCGCCTTCGTGGCGGGGGACGCGGCGCTGGTCGCGGCCCTGCTGGAGGTGCGCAAGCACGCCGGGATGATCGTCCCGGCCCCGGTCCAGGCCGCGATGGTCGCGGGCCTGTCCGACCCGGCCCACGTCGCCGAGCAGAGGGAGCGCTACGCCGCCCGCCGGACCGCCCTGCGCGCCGCCCTGGAGGGCGCCGGGTTCACGATCGAGCATTCCGAGGCGGGGCTCTACCTGTGGTCCACCCGCGGCGAGAACTGCTGGACCACCGTCGACTGGCTCGCCGAGCGCGGCGTCCTCGTCGCACCGGGGGACTTCTACGGACCCGCCGGCGCCGCCCACGTCCGGGTCGCGCTCACCGCGACCGACGAGCGCATCGCGGCCGCCGTGGAGCGCCTGCGCAGCTGA
- a CDS encoding Lrp/AsnC family transcriptional regulator, translating into MPDLDPLDAQIVAALQADARTSYADIGSEIGLSAPAVKRRVDRLRSTGAIRGFTAVVDPAALGWTTEAFVELYCEGRTSPEKIRAAVARFPEVVSASTVTGDADALLHVLARDIKHLERVVEQIAAERFVTRTRSAIVMSSLLRRAEGSGLA; encoded by the coding sequence GTGCCGGACCTCGACCCGCTGGACGCGCAGATCGTCGCGGCGCTGCAGGCCGACGCGCGCACCAGCTACGCCGACATCGGCTCCGAGATCGGCCTGTCCGCCCCCGCGGTGAAGCGGCGCGTGGACCGGCTGCGGTCGACCGGGGCGATCCGCGGCTTCACCGCCGTCGTCGACCCCGCCGCGCTGGGCTGGACGACCGAGGCCTTCGTCGAGCTCTACTGCGAGGGCCGCACGTCCCCGGAGAAGATCCGCGCCGCCGTCGCCCGGTTCCCCGAGGTCGTCTCCGCCTCGACCGTCACCGGCGACGCCGACGCCCTTCTCCACGTCCTCGCCCGGGACATCAAGCACCTCGAGCGGGTGGTGGAACAGATCGCCGCCGAGCGCTTCGTCACCCGCACCCGGTCCGCGATTGTGATGTCGTCCCTCCTCCGCCGCGCGGAGGGCAGCGGCCTCGCCTGA
- the rocD gene encoding ornithine--oxo-acid transaminase, producing the protein MTVPAARTAAADRADLRDRCAHNYHPLPVVVREAAGSWVTDVDGKRYLDCLAAYSALNFGHGHPELLAAARDQLDRLTLTSRAFDHDGLYEFCAELGDLAGKQMVLPMNTGAEAVETAIKVARKWGYEVKGVARDRANILVAADNFHGRTTTIVSFSTDPDARDNFGPFTPGFTVVPYGDAAAIESAIDDNTVAVLIEPIQGEAGVLVPPAGYLTAVREICTRRGVLFVADEIQSGLGRTGALFACDHENVVPDMYLLGKALGGGIVPVSAVVADADVLGVLKPGQHGSTFGGNPLACAVGRAVVRLLTTGEFQERARVHGARMHDGLGELTSMGVTAVRGRGLWAGIDIDPAVGTGRQICERLMHLGVLAKDTHGSTIRLAPPLIITGDEIDWAVARLAEALRG; encoded by the coding sequence ATGACCGTTCCCGCTGCGCGCACCGCCGCCGCGGACCGCGCCGACCTGCGTGACCGCTGCGCGCACAACTACCACCCGCTGCCGGTCGTGGTGCGCGAGGCGGCCGGGTCCTGGGTGACCGACGTCGACGGCAAGCGCTACCTGGACTGCCTCGCGGCGTACTCGGCGCTGAACTTCGGCCACGGCCACCCCGAGCTGCTCGCCGCGGCGCGCGACCAGCTGGACCGGCTCACGCTGACCAGCCGCGCGTTCGACCACGACGGGCTCTACGAGTTCTGTGCCGAGCTCGGTGACCTCGCCGGCAAGCAGATGGTCCTGCCGATGAACACCGGCGCCGAGGCCGTCGAGACCGCGATCAAGGTCGCGCGCAAGTGGGGCTACGAGGTCAAGGGCGTCGCCCGCGACCGCGCGAACATTCTCGTCGCCGCGGACAACTTCCACGGCCGGACGACGACGATCGTCTCGTTCTCGACCGACCCCGACGCGCGCGACAACTTCGGCCCGTTCACCCCGGGCTTCACCGTCGTGCCCTACGGCGACGCCGCGGCGATCGAGTCCGCGATCGACGACAACACCGTCGCGGTGCTGATCGAGCCGATCCAGGGCGAGGCCGGGGTCCTCGTCCCGCCGGCGGGCTACCTGACCGCCGTGCGCGAGATCTGCACCCGGCGCGGGGTCCTGTTCGTCGCCGACGAGATCCAGTCCGGGCTGGGCCGAACGGGTGCACTGTTCGCGTGCGACCACGAGAACGTCGTCCCGGACATGTACCTGCTCGGCAAGGCCCTCGGCGGCGGCATCGTGCCGGTCTCCGCGGTGGTCGCGGACGCCGACGTGCTCGGTGTTCTGAAGCCGGGTCAGCACGGCTCGACATTCGGCGGCAACCCGCTCGCCTGTGCGGTCGGCCGCGCCGTCGTCCGGCTGCTTACGACCGGCGAGTTCCAGGAGCGGGCCCGCGTCCACGGCGCTCGCATGCACGACGGCCTCGGCGAACTGACGTCGATGGGTGTCACCGCCGTCCGCGGTCGCGGCCTCTGGGCCGGGATCGACATCGACCCCGCCGTCGGCACCGGCCGGCAGATCTGCGAGCGGCTGATGCACCTCGGCGTCCTCGCCAAGGACACCCACGGCTCGACGATCCGCCTCGCCCCGCCGCTGATCATCACCGGCGACGAGATCGACTGGGCCGTCGCCCGCCTGGCCGAGGCCCTCCGCGGCTGA
- a CDS encoding dienelactone hydrolase family protein, whose translation MAHIALFHSILGVRPGELDGARRLTEAGHEVRVVDQYDGEVFDDYEDATAFARTVGYHELIGRALASTLDLPDGFLALGFSNGAVMAQYVALQRPVSGVVLVSTAVELAEIGGKAWPSEVAVQLHHAMDDPWKEPQQMIDFVGQVQQAGADIDVFDYHAGGHLFTDPSKADEYDEAGTELFWERTLAFCAAR comes from the coding sequence ATGGCCCACATCGCGCTGTTCCACTCGATCCTCGGCGTCCGTCCCGGCGAGCTCGACGGTGCCCGCCGCCTCACCGAGGCCGGGCACGAGGTCCGTGTCGTCGACCAGTACGACGGTGAGGTCTTCGACGATTACGAGGACGCCACCGCGTTCGCCCGCACGGTCGGCTACCACGAGCTCATCGGCCGGGCCCTCGCCTCGACGCTCGACCTCCCCGACGGGTTTCTCGCGCTCGGGTTCTCCAACGGCGCCGTGATGGCGCAGTACGTCGCGCTCCAGCGGCCGGTCAGCGGCGTCGTGCTCGTCTCCACCGCCGTCGAGCTTGCCGAGATCGGCGGGAAGGCCTGGCCGTCCGAGGTCGCCGTCCAGCTCCACCACGCGATGGACGACCCGTGGAAGGAACCGCAGCAGATGATCGACTTCGTCGGCCAGGTCCAGCAGGCCGGCGCCGACATCGACGTCTTCGACTACCACGCCGGCGGCCACCTGTTCACCGACCCGTCCAAGGCCGACGAGTACGACGAGGCCGGCACCGAGCTGTTCTGGGAGCGGACCCTCGCCTTCTGCGCCGCCCGCTGA
- a CDS encoding transglutaminase-like domain-containing protein translates to MRESREEFAAVVADPAGSLARACLLMACEADADLDVDAALGRLDALAEIVGAGLPGEARPAALGRHLRATLGGDAGFAGSQADYDDLRSSLLNEVLVRRRGLPILLSTVWVEVASRLDVPAHGVGLPGHFVVGIGDPERAGEPAEGPDAPFVLVDPFAGGAPFPTASAYALLGHEPTARDLRPWDTPRTMLRILANVSTWARRADRLRTRLWALELSLLVPGCPAAVRREHGETLARAGDFAGAADELEAYAIRVEEDHPLAAKTARQDARVARSRLN, encoded by the coding sequence GTGAGGGAGTCACGGGAGGAGTTCGCCGCGGTCGTCGCCGATCCGGCGGGATCCCTCGCGCGCGCCTGCCTGCTGATGGCGTGTGAGGCGGACGCCGACCTCGACGTCGACGCCGCACTGGGCCGACTCGACGCGCTCGCCGAGATCGTCGGCGCGGGCCTGCCCGGCGAGGCCCGACCCGCGGCGCTGGGTCGGCACCTGCGCGCCACCCTCGGCGGAGATGCCGGCTTCGCCGGTTCTCAGGCCGACTACGACGACCTGCGGTCCTCGCTGCTGAACGAGGTGCTCGTGCGCCGGCGAGGCCTGCCGATCCTGCTCTCGACGGTGTGGGTCGAGGTCGCCTCGCGCCTGGACGTCCCCGCCCACGGAGTCGGGCTGCCCGGGCACTTCGTCGTCGGCATCGGCGACCCCGAGCGCGCCGGCGAGCCGGCCGAGGGACCGGACGCGCCGTTCGTCCTCGTCGACCCGTTCGCGGGTGGGGCGCCGTTCCCGACCGCGTCGGCGTACGCCCTCCTCGGGCACGAGCCGACCGCCCGGGACCTGCGCCCGTGGGACACCCCGCGCACGATGCTGCGGATTCTCGCCAACGTCTCGACCTGGGCCCGGCGGGCCGACCGGCTCCGGACCCGGCTGTGGGCGCTGGAGCTGTCGCTGCTGGTCCCGGGCTGCCCCGCCGCGGTCCGCCGCGAGCACGGCGAGACCCTCGCCCGCGCCGGCGACTTCGCGGGCGCCGCCGACGAGCTCGAGGCGTACGCGATCCGCGTCGAGGAGGACCACCCCCTCGCCGCCAAGACGGCCCGTCAGGATGCCCGTGTCGCGCGGTCCCGACTGAACTGA